The following coding sequences lie in one Flagellimonas eckloniae genomic window:
- a CDS encoding beta-ketoacyl-ACP synthase III has translation MKKQTAAITAVGGYVPDFVLSNKVLETMVETNDEWITSRTGIKERRILKKENEGTSYMAIKAAEDLINKSGVDPKEIDFVLVATATPDVMVAATAAYVASEIGAVNAFSYDLQAACSSFLFGMSTAASYIESGRYKKVLLIGADKMSSIIDYTDRTTCIIFGDGAGAALFEPNNEGLGLQDEYLRTDGIGRKFLKIDAGGSILPASEETVKNKQHYVYQDGKSVFKFAVSNMADVSALIMERNNLSKEDVQWLVPHQANKRIIDATANRMGVDKEKVMINIHKYGNTTSATLPLLLFDYEKQLKKGDNLIFAAFGGGFTWGSIYLKWAYNS, from the coding sequence ATGAAAAAACAAACAGCAGCGATTACAGCTGTGGGAGGATATGTTCCCGATTTCGTTTTATCCAACAAGGTTTTGGAAACTATGGTTGAAACCAATGACGAATGGATCACTTCAAGAACTGGAATAAAGGAGCGCAGAATCCTTAAAAAAGAAAACGAGGGAACTTCATATATGGCAATCAAAGCCGCTGAAGATTTAATCAATAAAAGCGGTGTAGACCCCAAGGAAATAGATTTTGTCTTGGTGGCCACGGCAACACCAGATGTTATGGTTGCGGCCACGGCAGCATATGTTGCATCGGAGATAGGTGCGGTCAACGCATTTTCCTATGATCTTCAGGCTGCATGTTCCAGTTTTCTTTTTGGAATGTCTACGGCAGCGAGCTATATTGAATCTGGAAGATATAAAAAGGTGCTATTGATCGGTGCCGATAAAATGTCTTCAATAATTGATTATACTGACAGAACAACCTGTATTATTTTTGGCGATGGGGCCGGTGCAGCACTATTTGAGCCCAATAATGAAGGTTTGGGGTTACAGGATGAATATTTGCGTACAGATGGGATAGGACGTAAATTCTTAAAGATAGATGCCGGGGGCTCTATTTTGCCAGCATCTGAAGAAACTGTAAAGAACAAACAACACTATGTTTATCAAGATGGAAAATCAGTGTTTAAGTTTGCGGTTTCCAATATGGCAGATGTTTCTGCATTGATCATGGAACGTAACAATCTGAGCAAGGAAGACGTACAATGGTTGGTGCCTCATCAAGCAAATAAGCGGATAATAGATGCCACTGCCAATAGGATGGGGGTAGATAAGGAGAAGGTCATGATTAACATTCACAAATACGGAAACACCACATCTGCAACATTGCCTTTGTTGTTGTTTGACTATGAAAAGCAACTAAAAAAAGGAGATAATCTCATTTTTGCCGCTTTTGGCGGAGGTTTTACCTGGGGGTCTATTTATTTAAAATGGGCATATAATTCATAA
- the rpmF gene encoding 50S ribosomal protein L32, whose translation MAHPKRKISKTRRDKRRTHYKATMPTIAKDSVTGEMHLYHRAHWHEGKLYYRGQVLIDKTEEETAA comes from the coding sequence ATGGCACATCCTAAAAGAAAAATATCAAAAACCAGAAGGGACAAAAGAAGAACCCACTACAAGGCAACAATGCCAACAATTGCAAAGGATTCTGTAACAGGAGAAATGCATTTGTACCACAGAGCACATTGGCATGAAGGTAAACTATATTACCGAGGCCAAGTTTTGATAGATAAAACAGAAGAGGAAACTGCGGCTTAA
- a CDS encoding YceD family protein translates to MMKLKEFFIPFSGLKLGKHEFGYEIDNTFFESFEYHEFNSASIVITAILDKMNNMMELTIEAEGTVNVDGDLTGEPFDQPITSDLHLVVKFGEEYNDENDEILVIPHGEYQINISQYIYEMLVLAVPQKRIHPGVLDGTLQSEILDKLEELQPKEIKEESENTDPRWDDLKKLLTDK, encoded by the coding sequence ATGATGAAGCTGAAGGAGTTTTTTATTCCTTTTTCGGGATTGAAGTTAGGGAAACATGAGTTTGGGTATGAGATTGACAATACGTTCTTTGAATCTTTTGAATACCATGAATTTAACAGTGCCTCAATAGTGATTACTGCCATATTGGACAAAATGAACAATATGATGGAACTCACCATTGAAGCAGAAGGAACAGTCAATGTGGATGGGGATTTAACAGGGGAACCTTTTGATCAACCCATTACATCAGATTTGCACCTTGTGGTCAAGTTTGGGGAGGAATATAATGATGAGAATGACGAAATTTTAGTCATACCCCACGGAGAATATCAAATTAATATTTCGCAATACATATATGAAATGTTAGTTTTGGCCGTTCCGCAAAAACGGATACACCCAGGAGTATTAGATGGTACGTTGCAATCAGAAATATTGGATAAGTTGGAAGAATTGCAACCAAAAGAAATCAAAGAAGAATCAGAAAATACAGATCCCAGATGGGATGATTTAAAGAAGTTACTAACGGATAAATAG